Within Elusimicrobiota bacterium, the genomic segment ACACTCAGTGTTGACACTGCGTTGTTAACACAAAAAACGGAACAGGACCTGCATTCTAAATGCTCAACTCTTAGTTCAACAATCACGGAATTGATAGAAAAACACGAATACACCTCTGCGTTAACGCAATTAGTATCCCTGCGTGGTGAGGTGGACAATTTTTTTGTTGATGTCATGGTTATGGTGGAAGATGTTAATCTTAAAAATAACCGGCTGGCATTATTGTATAATGTATACAAATTATTTTATAGAATAGCAGATCTGTCAATTATGGCTGAGGAAGGAAAGAAGGAAAGATAGTGCAAACGATCCCGGTTGATACCATAACTTTTATACTCTACGCGTTGTTTGCTATCTCCACAGCGGACATTATATTATCATTCTTCTACAATACCAAACGCGTATTATTGTGGTATCTCCCATTAGCCTATCTCGCAATTACAATAATGTTTTACCTGCGCACATACGATTCGTGCCAGATCAAGATAACGTTACTACATATTTACGGTACACTGCTTATTTGCGCGTGGTTAGTAAAAATTATTCAGGAAAAAAAGGTGCCGTTATCAGGGTTTCTCCCGCTCGCGCTGCCACTAGTATTTTTTCTTATATCAGGAACTGTGTCATATATGCATTCGCCGTTCAAAGCTGCTAGTTTCATGGATTTCCTGCGCAGGTTTTGCTATGTAAGTTTTGCGCTGATTATAATGGATGTTTTTAGTGATGAGAAACAGTTAAAACGTTTATTTGGGTTTGTAATCGCCGCGTGTACTATAAGTTCGGTTTACGGATTGATACAGTTTTTGGATATAAACTTTTATCCCCCCGGCCCAACAGGGCTTGACCCGTTCATCTGGAGGAAAGCGTTCGGCTCACGTGTGTTTTCAACACACGGGAACCCAAACTTTTTTGGTGACTTCCTGGTAGTAATGACACCAATACTATTAGCGCAGATCATTCGCGCAAGGAATCCGTTTCACATATTTTTGTTTATTCTGGTATCTTTTAACGTTGCGGTTACGGGATCAAAAGCCGCATGGATAGGATATACTGCGGGAGTAACCTCATTCATTTTTGTGGCATCAATATATTTTTCACACGCGAAAAAGGAAATTATAAAAAAGTATGCGACAATAGCGATCGTCGCGTTGCTCATCGTATGCTCGATTGGAGTAGCATACTATACGAAACAACGGACGGACTCCGCTAAATTCCGTATTTACACATGGATGTCAACATGGGAAATGATACTCAAACGCCCATGGTTTGGCAGCGGTATCGGAACATTTTTCCTAACCTATCCCAAGTATCGCAGGCCTCAAATATTTTTTGTTGAAGGACGGCATAATACTGAAACTGACCATCCGGAAGACGAATACCTGGAAGTATGGTATGACGAAGGTTTGGTGGGATTCGGGATATTCATCTGGCTTGTTGTTACTTTCCTCTCAGCAGGATTCAAACGGTTGAGGCAGTATACAAATTTTAATCAGGACAATTCCGGGAATGATCCCCCTGTAAAAAAAGAAAAAAATAAGCAGCAAATGAAACTTGACCCGCGGGCATATTTATTACTCGGTGTCTTATCGTCGTTACTTGGCTTACTCGCACATAACCTTATGTGCGTATCCCTAAGGTTTGTATCTTCAGGTATATTCATCGGATTTATATTCGGTACTCTGGGCGCGTTAATTGGGCCGTCAGAAAAAAGCGCGGATAACAAAAACCTTGCAGTGCCTTTATTACAAAACAAAGTGTTCTCCTTTATTTCTCAAGTCGTTATTGTATTAACCGCTCTTTACTGTGTAAACGTTTACCGCGGATTATTTATCGCTGATAAGGAACATAATATTGCAATATATTTCTCAAAACGCGGGGACTGGAATACTGCGCTTGAGCATTATAATAATGTAAAAAAGTATAATCCATATTTCATAATGACCCATTACTTCATGGGTAACGTTTTTAATGATAGATTCAACATGGAAAAAACGTTCCACCCTGAATGGGGTGACCTTGAACCACGGGATGATACTCAGCGCGCGTTATGGAAATACAATGACGTCAAACGTTCCGCACCAAATTATGTGCAGGTACATCACCAGACAGGGTTGGTCTATATGAAACTCGGCGAGTATTATGCTCAACGCAATGATCCGGTAAAAGCAAAAGAAAATTATGAGAAAGCACTTGAGAATTTTGAGAAATATCGCACAATCGACCCGATATTTGACCAAAATTATTCGCGCATGGCGTATGTGTATATGAAACTTGGAAACCCGCAAAAAGTAGAAGAAATGTATAAAGCGCATCTGAATTCGCCTCTTATTTGTAAGACCGGGCCGCACAATATTATGTGGGAAGACTGGGGTAAACGCCGGTACTATGAGCATACCGAAACATCGGTTAATCTAGGCAACTTTTATTACCTGCAAAATCGTTTCCCTGAAGCGGAACAAGCATACGTCCAGGCAACAAAACTTGGCCCCAAAAATACGCATGCATGGCGAAACCTCATGATCCTGCGTATGCGGCTCGGACGCAGCGCTGATGCGGTTGCCGCAGGACGCACAGTACTTGAGTATGAACCTAATAATGAAGATATTAAAAAACTGTTAGCCTCACTTGGAGTAAACTTTTGAACAGTATCCTCATTTTTATCCTGTTAATAGTAACCCCGTTGCTTTTTTTTACCGATATGACACGCAATCCTTATTATATACAAATAGTTACGTTAAACATCTGTATCCTCCTTTTTTGGGCATACCGGTTTTATCTTGCGTTGAAACAAAAA encodes:
- a CDS encoding O-antigen ligase family protein gives rise to the protein MQTIPVDTITFILYALFAISTADIILSFFYNTKRVLLWYLPLAYLAITIMFYLRTYDSCQIKITLLHIYGTLLICAWLVKIIQEKKVPLSGFLPLALPLVFFLISGTVSYMHSPFKAASFMDFLRRFCYVSFALIIMDVFSDEKQLKRLFGFVIAACTISSVYGLIQFLDINFYPPGPTGLDPFIWRKAFGSRVFSTHGNPNFFGDFLVVMTPILLAQIIRARNPFHIFLFILVSFNVAVTGSKAAWIGYTAGVTSFIFVASIYFSHAKKEIIKKYATIAIVALLIVCSIGVAYYTKQRTDSAKFRIYTWMSTWEMILKRPWFGSGIGTFFLTYPKYRRPQIFFVEGRHNTETDHPEDEYLEVWYDEGLVGFGIFIWLVVTFLSAGFKRLRQYTNFNQDNSGNDPPVKKEKNKQQMKLDPRAYLLLGVLSSLLGLLAHNLMCVSLRFVSSGIFIGFIFGTLGALIGPSEKSADNKNLAVPLLQNKVFSFISQVVIVLTALYCVNVYRGLFIADKEHNIAIYFSKRGDWNTALEHYNNVKKYNPYFIMTHYFMGNVFNDRFNMEKTFHPEWGDLEPRDDTQRALWKYNDVKRSAPNYVQVHHQTGLVYMKLGEYYAQRNDPVKAKENYEKALENFEKYRTIDPIFDQNYSRMAYVYMKLGNPQKVEEMYKAHLNSPLICKTGPHNIMWEDWGKRRYYEHTETSVNLGNFYYLQNRFPEAEQAYVQATKLGPKNTHAWRNLMILRMRLGRSADAVAAGRTVLEYEPNNEDIKKLLASLGVNF